The Bacillus rossius redtenbacheri isolate Brsri chromosome 5, Brsri_v3, whole genome shotgun sequence region GAGAGTACCGCGGGTGCgacgagagtcccgagcgaagttccgagcgaagcgtccaGTGggcctcggcgaagggaagtgcgacggcggcggcagagtgcggcgacggagtcccgcgacggagtcccgcgacggaggtccacgaggggtgctgcggcgagagttgcgccagaggtgcggcccagcgaggtgtgtggtgtgtaaaaacggagtgactggggaagcaacatttttaaagtgtacttgattattaggcatttttagaagattatttgttagtgatgtaaatatcgtaaatcaataaaactgtgtagtaataaaatctttaattgagctatcctttaGGAACCcaggggaaccacacataacttagagacacacaacttagaactgtcataacttagaaacatacaacgccgaaccacataacttagaactatcataacttagaaacacacaacttaggtcaggcataacttagaagattctatcttgtgtgtttataagttatgtgtttctaagttgtgtgtttctaagttgtgacagcatcCCCGAACCCAGTAGTTAtcccacgacgatttattattttccttttaactagcgacccgccccggcttcgcacgagtgcaatgctgatactataTATagtacagaatgtctttatatacaacgtaGATAAAAACGCTATTTATAGGCACGCGCCGCCGGCCCCCCGGCCGGTACCGCCGCAACCgttatgtccctgcattttaaatctgtaatatcttcggaaatattcattaaaattacaCGCTGTATACGCTGcaaagggccatattgatctatattaaatgcacaatgtatttaaggtacttaattggataaggatcaATGCTGTATTgattaaaatcgcttcgtaaataagccattatttctcgtaaaaagtaaaggggaaaaaatggttattgtggtttatccctaagagatagacatataccatcgtgGACTTTTTTGtggacctttttaaggtgtacaatactgtagtacattattttgatctatctcgtagggttcagccagcgtttgcaatgtaagcgcaaaaaaatgtgtttatttacgaaatcacattagaaacctctaaaattatcatttTACTCTATTATATTATGCTTGTTTTATACATATATTGAATTATTCtatctattaaaattaaaaaaaaaaacgcatcaaaatccgttgcgtagttttaaagatctaagcatacatagggacagacagcgggaaacgactttgttttatactatgtagtgataaaTCGTAACAGTAAAATATACACTTAAGTAGTGTGGTTATGCTACTAAACACAAATGTAACTCAATTTTCTGGgctaattttatatataacattAAACATTTAGTTTCGTGTAATTATTTAAGCTCGTTAGATGTAATTATTCTTTGGCATGTTTTAGAATTAAACTTAAGCATAAAGTTAACATCAAAAGGAAAATTTATCGCAGCGTTCACCATTTTATTAACCATTATCATTAACATCATTTATGTCCTTACACAATTTTGTCGGCAAAGCAAacctgaagaaaaataaataacagaaccttttttattgttttcagcaTAAATAATCTATGTACgagtatttgaaatttttatttctgtataaAATATATACGAGCATATGCTTTTCAATTATTGGTTTGttacattaactttttttcattaGTTTGAAAATAAACCACGTGCTAAGTTGTATAATTGGACAAAACGCACACGCGCGTTTCGTTGCAGACTAAAATTTCATCTTCATCGCGCCTAAGAAAGTATAGGctaaaatcaataataaaaattattttatcaatataaCTGCGATGGTTTTCGCCAGTTTCATTTCTCGTTGTGTTTTCGAGATATCGTAAATAATTTACAACTATTATGAAGATCTATATTATTGCAGCTGTTATGTTCTCTATGCCTGTTATATGTGTATATCGTGTCTTTTTCCCCCCAATTGTTTCATGCTTAGAGCGAGTGCCTACAAATTTAACACTTGCAACTGGAGGATTTCCGGACGTCAGTAATTAGTGAGTGGGTGTGTTTACCGAGTCCTCCAGCAAGCGACGGCGCCATGGGCGGGTTGCTGAGCAAAGAGCCGCCGGACCTGGACAGTATGTTCAACAAATTCGAGAAGACCGACTCGAAGTCCCTGCTGAAGAAGCACCTGACGAGGCAGCTGTTCGAGCTGCTGAAGACGCGGAGGACGGGCCTCGGGGCGACCCTGCTGGACGTGGCGCGCTCGGGACTGATGAACCCCGACTCGGTGGTCGGCGTCTACGTCGCCGACGCGGAGTCGCTGACGGTGTTCGCCGAGCTGTTCGACCCGATCATCGGGGACTACCACCAGGGCTTCTCGAGCAGGAGCGTGCACCCGGCCAAGAGCTGGGGCAACCTGAACGCCATCGGGGACCTGGACCCCGAGGGGAAGTACGTGGTGTCGACGAGGGTGCGCGTGGGCCGGTCCGTCGACGGCTTCCCGCTGAACCCGCGCATGACGGCGCAGGACTACCTGGACGTGGAGGGCCAGGTGGCGGTCACCCTGAGCACGCTGGAGGGCGAGCTCCAGGGCGAGTACATGTCGCTGTCGACCATCGGCAAGGCGCGGCGGAAAGAGCTCGTCAACAGGCACTTGCGCTTCAAGGAGGGCGACAGGTTCCAGGCAGCCGCGAACGCCTGCCGGTTCTGGCCGCGCGGCAGGGGCATCTTCCTCAACTCCGACTGCACGTTCCTGGTGTGGTGCAACGAGGAGGACCACCTCCGCATCATATCCATGCAGCCGGGAGGCGACTTGGGGCAGGTCGGTCCCGCGATGTCAAACCAGACCAGCAGCCTTCGTAGTTTTCTCACGGTTATACTGTTTCGGTCAGTTTTGTTTATAGTAGGTATGCGATTTTTTCGTGAGAAAATGTcccagaaattattttttttattgttcttataACTTTCGAGGCACCTACCAACTTTTAAAAACACTCTGTtttcaatatttgtttatttcttttaaaaaacgtGGTTTATTTTTCTGAGTGTTTATGTGAACGTTACGCAAGTGAAATTAGGTTATGTCAGCGACGTTCGATGATTTCCCAATCCAGAATGATCTGAACAACGCCGTTTTGAGTAAAAATTAAGGCACAATTAAcaatgcttgaaaaaaaaaaaaattttaaatttattttctcagaAAAGCACCCACTCCAGGAAACTACCCCTGTTTCTTCCTCAGTCACTCATTTAGTCAATGCTCCATTCCCATCTCAACACTAATTATGcgtaatggccagttgcaccattggAGTTCAGGCTTGTGTTTTGACCATATTTTCTGTTACAcgtatcattgaatatatatactatatagaagtcgcgagtggataggatttactctacatttttcagaagtgtatgatgagcagcttgggaacttcaccgctgcagtgcgctgccgtaacgccctgtatcgtcttagttgttatttacacgttagagcgcagcactgtcgcccgctgtcattccccgcaccaacccaactatcattcactgcagctcaaggtcgttcaacgggagggggaaggggtgttttaagagttcgacacttgtccgctagggaccaccacaagtcgatgccatagagatggtggcgattgcggcggtgaattaatcaactacctcaaaaccgtattataaattttaacctgggctggcgacttctacacgtatacatttttttttacttattttagcATTACAACCAATTTTAACGTGAAAAGAGGcacccaaattttaaatttagatctatgaaatgcttgttattttattttaacgtttaaatattttatttcgtcatgattacattccattttaaaaaaagtttttttttagtcaaaagtaTTCTTATTTCTGACTGCttcgttttgtattttttttaaataccagtatGCTTTTTctgtcattattaaaaaaataatgaagcaGCAACCGTATGTGCTGCTATCTTCTGGCTATTGCATTAACCATTTGCTTGCCGTGTCACAAACGATTGTAGTATTTAAAATCGTTCCAGCccgccaatagaaatgcacctaacatttttTCGACAATGCTGCTGCCTGTTGTCGCAGAATGGAAATGTATGAACTACAGCTCACACGAATGAAGTTCGTGCAGTCCGAGTATGTGTTGGCGCAGCGTTTAGAGGGTTGATCCCTagatcattcttgggctaagatcattggatcgGGGATCAAAGAGCAGAATGGTGGAAGTGGCCATTAAACAGGATTTATAAATTACGCAATAAAAGCAATGACATAATAACACAATACGCATCCAAGACAAGAAAATCACAATCATTTATAATATAGAACGAATAACGAAAACGCCACCAACCTTACCACTTGAAATTGTACGATAGAAAAAATTCTTCCCAGGCTTCTTTCAATTTTATCATAAAACATAtgaaattatcattattttgattGAAAGGtgatattttctttcactgtgcgaaaATTTAGCAAGTGTAAACGTGATTTAGGCGTATATAATAACAAATTCCGTGGTATTTTATGCACAAAATGTCTGAGCCTTTTGAAAGTTTTTGGAACACCTAACTTTAAATATAAGAGGTGTAAACGCAAGCcaaaaacgcaagaagttgaaagttgggcgATGCTCGCGTTGCATTGTTGCAGCTTACACAGTTTATAAAAGGATATTTGAAAACGTCATTAATTGAAcgttttgcgtcttgcgttccTAGCGTTAATGGATTTATTGAGTGGTTTATAAATCTGGCGTAATAATCACGAAGTTGAGGAGATTATAGGTTTTAATTCTTTCTGTAGAACGCGCGCTTTTCGACAAACGTGAGAAGCGAAATCAGGCGTCATTTCATCCAAACATCTAAGTACCTATGTAATCATTTTCACCAAACAAATGTAAAGAATACGAAAGCAAACttggagcaaaataaaaaaaaaaaaaaaggaaattctgCTTATGCTCCTGGCATATGTATGCAGAATGAAGTGTGGTCAATGGCAGATAAAACCAATATCT contains the following coding sequences:
- the LOC134531880 gene encoding arginine kinase-like; this translates as MGGLLSKEPPDLDSMFNKFEKTDSKSLLKKHLTRQLFELLKTRRTGLGATLLDVARSGLMNPDSVVGVYVADAESLTVFAELFDPIIGDYHQGFSSRSVHPAKSWGNLNAIGDLDPEGKYVVSTRVRVGRSVDGFPLNPRMTAQDYLDVEGQVAVTLSTLEGELQGEYMSLSTIGKARRKELVNRHLRFKEGDRFQAAANACRFWPRGRGIFLNSDCTFLVWCNEEDHLRIISMQPGGDLGQVYRRLAAAVDTIGGSLGFARHPRLGYVTFCPTNLGTGLRASVHVRLPRLAADRARLEQVATEHDLQVRGTRGEHTKAEGGVYDVSNKRRLGVTEFQAVEVVQKGVLALVSAERALEG